From the Leucobacter denitrificans genome, one window contains:
- a CDS encoding phosphatase PAP2 family protein, which yields MSLHRRLRVLWIFGFWAVIGVGAYVLGVLSTTGQWVEDSALSASRYNTDPPAPLSLVSTPAIAICLVVLGLLALWIHGIARALVVTLVPVVAIVASQLLKSEVLGRPELLSLTAENSFPSGHMTVFTAVVASAIFAVTRHLRAIVALGGAILLGVVSWQLLTYGWHRPSDVLGALAIGVVSFAIVTTLLPLRPARGVWLVRTVSIGLAMVGWITVGAALVLLFLAWRQGSADLMLNAAQFGSIALCALAAHSLLRLAVLARSARE from the coding sequence GCCTGCGTGTCCTTTGGATCTTTGGGTTCTGGGCCGTAATTGGCGTGGGCGCTTACGTGCTGGGCGTGCTGAGTACAACAGGTCAGTGGGTTGAAGATAGCGCGCTGTCCGCCTCTAGATACAACACCGACCCGCCGGCACCGCTGAGCCTGGTGTCGACTCCTGCGATCGCAATTTGCTTAGTAGTACTCGGACTTCTCGCTTTATGGATCCACGGCATCGCCAGGGCCCTCGTAGTGACCCTGGTGCCTGTTGTTGCGATCGTCGCGTCACAACTTCTAAAATCTGAGGTGCTCGGCCGCCCAGAATTGCTGAGCCTTACCGCAGAAAACTCGTTTCCGAGCGGCCACATGACGGTGTTTACCGCGGTGGTTGCATCTGCAATATTTGCGGTCACCCGCCACCTTCGCGCGATTGTCGCACTTGGTGGAGCCATACTACTCGGGGTCGTGAGTTGGCAATTGCTCACGTATGGCTGGCATAGACCGAGCGATGTGCTTGGCGCATTGGCTATCGGAGTCGTAAGCTTCGCCATCGTTACCACTTTGTTACCTTTACGGCCAGCGCGAGGTGTGTGGCTCGTTCGCACAGTGTCGATCGGCCTCGCAATGGTGGGGTGGATCACTGTTGGTGCCGCACTCGTGTTGCTTTTCCTCGCATGGCGACAGGGGAGTGCTGACCTTATGCTCAACGCCGCCCAGTTTGGCTCAATCGCACTCTGTGCACTCGCAGCGCACTCGCTGTTGCGCTTGGCAGTTCTAGCGCGTTCCGCCCGCGAGTAA
- a CDS encoding thiamine-binding protein, whose product MLLAFSVSPTGSTDESGSVHEAVAAAVRVVRESGLPNRTSAMFTEIEGEWDEVFAVVKRATEAVQQFGPRVSLVMKADIRPGFVGELDGKVARLEQAIEKS is encoded by the coding sequence ATGTTGCTCGCCTTTTCTGTTTCTCCAACTGGATCCACAGATGAAAGTGGTTCCGTTCATGAAGCCGTAGCTGCAGCCGTACGGGTTGTGCGGGAATCCGGACTTCCAAACAGGACATCAGCAATGTTTACCGAAATCGAAGGGGAGTGGGACGAGGTATTCGCCGTGGTCAAGCGCGCCACTGAAGCGGTGCAGCAATTTGGGCCACGAGTTTCTCTCGTGATGAAAGCAGACATTCGGCCTGGGTTCGTCGGTGAACTCGACGGAAAAGTCGCGCGGCTGGAACAGGCTATCGAGAAGAGCTAA
- a CDS encoding phosphoribosylanthranilate isomerase — MYVKICGLRDRATALHAIREGADAVGVVMSEGSPRNATREEAKAVVTAAHSFDRHIDAVLVVRRIHAADAAQLAVDLGFDVLQLHGEYTQSDFESAAVIHPRIWRAASLVTTPDLRFGEYSEERLLVDSPDPGSGRPWDLKGVSSAHLGDSWLLAGGLSPENVASAIAEAQPDGVDVSSGVEIAPGQKSLERITQFIRAARSASSN; from the coding sequence ATGTACGTCAAGATTTGTGGTCTGAGAGATAGAGCTACTGCCCTTCATGCAATACGGGAAGGCGCCGACGCTGTCGGTGTCGTTATGAGTGAGGGAAGCCCGCGAAACGCGACCCGCGAAGAGGCGAAAGCCGTCGTCACCGCAGCGCATTCCTTCGATCGACACATTGATGCGGTGCTTGTCGTTCGACGCATTCACGCAGCTGACGCTGCACAGCTCGCGGTTGACCTTGGGTTTGACGTCCTACAACTTCACGGTGAGTACACTCAATCGGATTTTGAGAGTGCTGCTGTGATCCACCCACGCATATGGCGCGCGGCAAGTCTTGTGACGACACCAGACTTGCGATTCGGTGAATACTCAGAGGAGCGATTGCTTGTAGACAGCCCAGATCCGGGCTCCGGCAGGCCTTGGGACCTGAAAGGAGTTAGCTCCGCACACCTGGGCGACAGTTGGCTACTTGCGGGGGGTCTCTCCCCTGAAAACGTCGCCTCCGCGATCGCCGAGGCTCAACCAGACGGTGTAGATGTCTCAAGCGGAGTTGAGATCGCACCTGGCCAAAAGAGCCTCGAACGCATCACCCAATTCATTCGAGCTGCGCGAAGCGCGAGTTCTAATTAA
- the trpD gene encoding anthranilate phosphoribosyltransferase, with translation MSEDRTWPAILTTLLQGEDLSVSQAEWAMSRFMTGDATGAQIGGFLVALHTKGVTVEEVIGFRDAILAEAAPIALPAMSLDIVGTGGDRFGTVNISSMASIVAAAAGTPVVKHGNKAASSLSGSSDVFSALGIDLSLDPDQLKQSFDEAGIAFVHAARFLQGFKHVAGARAELGIPTVFNFLGPLCNPVRPEASAVGVADLDRVPIFVGVFRLRGASALVFRGDDGLDELTTTGHSRIWEVSRGALTEHDLDPRDLGIPRAEIADLVGGTPEENAEVVRRTLGGEPGPVRDIVLLNAAAGLVAYDLAIDPESVERPLLKRLGEKLELAAATIDSGAATAKLEDWIRATQKQARVN, from the coding sequence ATGAGTGAAGATCGGACCTGGCCAGCAATTCTTACGACACTGCTTCAAGGGGAGGATCTCAGCGTTTCCCAGGCTGAATGGGCGATGTCCCGATTCATGACGGGAGACGCAACTGGGGCACAGATTGGCGGTTTTCTAGTTGCGCTGCATACAAAGGGCGTAACTGTTGAAGAAGTTATCGGGTTCCGCGATGCGATTTTGGCCGAGGCTGCGCCAATTGCTCTTCCTGCAATGTCGCTCGACATCGTCGGCACGGGAGGAGATCGTTTTGGAACCGTTAACATCTCATCAATGGCTTCGATCGTTGCTGCGGCTGCTGGAACGCCTGTAGTCAAGCACGGTAATAAAGCGGCGAGTAGTTTATCAGGTTCATCTGATGTTTTCAGTGCTCTCGGAATCGACCTGTCGCTTGACCCTGATCAGTTAAAGCAATCGTTCGATGAAGCCGGCATTGCATTTGTGCACGCTGCGCGCTTTCTTCAGGGCTTTAAGCATGTTGCTGGTGCTCGAGCAGAACTCGGCATCCCAACGGTGTTTAATTTCCTTGGTCCATTGTGCAACCCGGTTCGGCCTGAGGCTTCAGCAGTAGGGGTTGCGGATCTTGACCGAGTGCCAATTTTCGTGGGCGTCTTTCGTCTTCGTGGTGCTTCTGCGCTCGTGTTCCGCGGTGATGATGGGCTCGATGAACTTACGACCACTGGTCACTCTAGGATTTGGGAAGTGAGCAGGGGAGCGCTGACAGAGCACGACCTTGATCCACGTGACCTGGGCATACCTAGAGCTGAGATTGCGGACCTCGTTGGCGGCACGCCGGAGGAGAACGCCGAGGTTGTGCGACGAACGCTTGGGGGAGAACCGGGGCCTGTGCGAGACATCGTGCTTTTGAACGCGGCGGCCGGACTCGTTGCGTATGATCTTGCGATTGATCCGGAATCTGTAGAGCGCCCACTGCTCAAGCGTTTGGGGGAGAAGCTAGAGCTCGCTGCGGCAACGATCGATTCTGGTGCTGCGACAGCAAAGCTCGAAGACTGGATTCGTGCGACCCAGAAACAAGCTCGGGTTAATTAG
- a CDS encoding cytochrome c oxidase subunit 3, which yields MNTKSAVPTVKRPNSVAVGTIVWLGSEVMFFAGLFAIYFTLRAMNPELWAEQTSKHNFTFALINTLILVASSFTAQAGVFAAERMQPRATGASPAKWGMVEWFYLTFFMGAIFVAGQAWEYATFVSEGITLASDPYGSAFYITTGFHGIHVSLGLVAFLLVIGRVYAVKNFTHKEETTAVVVSYYWHFVDIVWIILFIIIYVLK from the coding sequence ATGAATACCAAGTCAGCCGTGCCCACGGTGAAGCGACCCAACTCCGTCGCCGTCGGCACGATCGTGTGGCTCGGCAGCGAGGTCATGTTCTTCGCCGGCCTGTTCGCCATCTACTTCACACTCCGGGCGATGAACCCAGAATTGTGGGCAGAGCAAACGTCGAAGCATAACTTCACGTTCGCCCTGATTAACACCCTCATTCTTGTTGCTTCATCGTTCACTGCGCAGGCGGGTGTCTTTGCTGCTGAGCGCATGCAGCCACGAGCAACCGGAGCAAGTCCCGCGAAGTGGGGCATGGTCGAGTGGTTCTACCTCACCTTCTTCATGGGGGCCATCTTCGTGGCAGGCCAGGCCTGGGAGTACGCAACCTTCGTGTCAGAAGGCATCACGCTCGCGAGCGATCCTTATGGTTCTGCCTTCTACATCACCACCGGTTTCCACGGCATCCACGTTTCCCTTGGTCTCGTGGCCTTCCTCCTGGTGATCGGTCGCGTCTACGCAGTTAAGAACTTCACACACAAAGAAGAGACCACCGCGGTCGTCGTGTCCTACTACTGGCACTTCGTCGACATCGTATGGATCATCCTCTTCATCATCATTTACGTACTCAAGTAG
- a CDS encoding c-type cytochrome — protein MARAKKNSAKTGRRHPLATAALLAVGLLVTGAAYAGFSQTAATAEVDLTSPEVIEAGQKLFAANCATCHGMNAEGTENDGPTLIGVGAASVHFQVGTGRMPLAFTGPQGMVKPVQFTEEQTLQMAAYVASLAPGPGLPETQYLQGEGDVARGGELFRINCAMCHNVAGAGGALTQGKWAPSLSGVEATHIYNAMVTGPQNMPVFSDANITPEQKSDIITYLKYIDEKPSIGGFSLGSLGPVAEGLFIWVIGLGAVVALTVWVTSKSN, from the coding sequence ATGGCTCGCGCCAAGAAGAACTCCGCTAAGACCGGACGGCGTCACCCGCTCGCCACGGCCGCACTGTTGGCTGTTGGCCTGCTTGTTACCGGTGCCGCATACGCAGGATTCAGCCAGACAGCTGCTACCGCAGAAGTGGATCTCACTTCACCTGAGGTAATCGAAGCTGGTCAGAAACTCTTCGCTGCGAACTGCGCAACTTGCCACGGCATGAACGCAGAAGGAACAGAGAACGACGGCCCAACACTTATTGGTGTTGGTGCAGCATCGGTTCATTTCCAGGTCGGAACTGGTCGAATGCCACTCGCATTCACTGGTCCGCAGGGAATGGTTAAGCCCGTGCAGTTCACGGAAGAGCAGACACTTCAAATGGCTGCCTACGTTGCATCATTGGCACCTGGACCTGGCCTCCCTGAGACCCAGTACCTCCAGGGCGAAGGTGACGTTGCACGCGGTGGCGAGCTCTTCCGCATTAACTGCGCGATGTGCCACAACGTTGCCGGTGCTGGCGGTGCGTTGACGCAGGGTAAGTGGGCTCCATCGCTCAGTGGTGTCGAGGCGACTCACATCTACAACGCGATGGTGACCGGTCCGCAGAACATGCCGGTCTTTAGCGATGCGAACATCACGCCAGAGCAAAAGTCAGACATCATCACTTACCTCAAGTACATCGATGAGAAGCCATCAATCGGCGGTTTCTCACTCGGTTCACTTGGTCCGGTAGCTGAGGGTCTCTTCATTTGGGTGATCGGCCTCGGGGCCGTCGTCGCACTCACTGTGTGGGTCACCTCGAAGTCGAACTAG
- a CDS encoding ubiquinol-cytochrome c reductase iron-sulfur subunit, translating into MAEEAKNSSGGSAAVVADGHGVETASVGTAVLSSDAVQNPGLPPHRKRVTDLDPKKEKNAERGVYGLFYLSIVGSLGAVLAYMFFPIESGDASEIRLHTIFVGSGMALALLAIGIGAVHWGKALMYDGESIDLRHPVASDEPTREASAEVFKVADQESGFSRRTLVRNSLFGALIAFPLPGITLLRGLAPQDIDPVEVLRHTMWDKGIRLARDNGGHKVGEAIRAADVTIGSVFHVVPENLGQAKDVLNEKAKAVVLLIRLDEKDLKETPEKESWSYNGIVAYSKVCTHVGCPVALNEQHTHHLLCPCHQSQFDVSDEAKVVFGPAKRPLPQLPITVDDEGYLIAQSDFNEPVGPSYWERLK; encoded by the coding sequence ATGGCAGAGGAAGCGAAGAACAGTAGCGGCGGAAGCGCTGCTGTTGTCGCCGATGGCCACGGCGTCGAAACGGCTTCGGTAGGTACCGCAGTCCTTTCTTCGGATGCCGTGCAGAATCCGGGACTCCCCCCACACCGCAAGCGTGTGACGGATCTGGACCCAAAGAAGGAAAAGAACGCCGAGCGCGGAGTTTACGGACTTTTCTACCTTTCTATTGTCGGCAGCCTCGGCGCGGTACTTGCCTACATGTTCTTCCCGATCGAGTCTGGGGACGCCTCCGAGATTCGCTTGCATACGATATTCGTAGGCAGCGGCATGGCCTTGGCCCTGCTCGCAATCGGTATTGGAGCTGTGCACTGGGGCAAGGCCCTAATGTACGACGGAGAATCTATTGACCTTCGTCATCCGGTGGCGAGCGATGAGCCAACCCGTGAGGCCTCGGCTGAAGTCTTCAAGGTTGCAGATCAAGAATCAGGCTTCTCGCGCCGTACCCTTGTACGAAATAGCTTGTTTGGTGCCCTGATTGCATTCCCTCTTCCCGGAATCACGTTGCTCCGTGGGCTCGCTCCTCAGGACATCGATCCGGTTGAGGTACTCCGTCACACTATGTGGGACAAGGGAATTCGTCTCGCACGCGATAATGGCGGCCACAAGGTCGGTGAGGCGATCCGCGCAGCTGACGTGACAATTGGTTCGGTATTCCATGTGGTACCCGAAAACCTTGGTCAGGCCAAAGATGTGCTTAACGAAAAGGCTAAGGCGGTCGTACTCCTTATCCGTCTCGACGAAAAGGATCTCAAGGAGACGCCTGAGAAGGAATCCTGGTCCTACAACGGAATCGTCGCTTACTCAAAGGTGTGCACGCACGTTGGATGCCCGGTGGCACTGAACGAGCAGCATACGCACCACCTACTTTGCCCTTGCCACCAGTCGCAGTTCGATGTTTCTGACGAAGCAAAGGTGGTCTTCGGTCCGGCCAAGCGACCGCTTCCACAGCTTCCCATTACCGTCGACGATGAGGGTTACCTCATCGCACAGAGCGACTTCAATGAACCTGTTGGTCCGAGCTACTGGGAGCGACTTAAGTGA
- a CDS encoding cytochrome b yields the protein MSHVTESPAKSGSSRFTSAAATYIDDRTKIGVAVKEFGRKVFPDHWSFLLGEVALYSFVVILLSGTFLTLFFQATMIETVYDGPYVPMKGIEMSGAMASTIDISFSVRGGLLMRQVHHWAALLFVASIGLHMLRIFFTGAFRKPRELNWIIGFVLFVLAMAEGFTGYSLPDDVLSGNGLRIIDGIIKAIPIIGTWLSFLFFGGEFPGTDIVGRLYMLHIMVLPAMVILFVALHLMFVVIHKHTQYPGPGKTQQNVVGYPVLPVYAAKAGGFFFIVFGVIMLISTFFSINAVWMYGPYDPSPVSAGTQPDWYIGFADGMLRLIPPGWETEWFGYTWSWNMLVPVIIMVGFLVLVAIYPFIEAWVTGDKREHHILDRPRNAPTRTAIGAAGVTFYAVMWGAASSDLMATHFQLSIEGVIHALQALLIVGPIVAYFMTKRICLALQKKDRSIALHGYESGRIVRLPGGEYVEVHKPVSDYERWELVSYHDYAPLMLRPNDDGRIPFSKRLRAGFSRWFFEDRIVPPTQGELEQGHNEGH from the coding sequence GTGAGCCACGTGACTGAATCCCCCGCAAAGAGCGGATCGAGCCGATTTACCTCGGCAGCTGCGACATACATTGACGACCGCACCAAGATTGGTGTGGCTGTCAAGGAGTTCGGCCGCAAGGTCTTCCCTGACCATTGGTCCTTCCTTCTTGGTGAAGTAGCGCTCTACAGCTTTGTTGTCATCCTGCTGTCGGGAACCTTCCTGACCCTTTTCTTCCAGGCAACGATGATTGAGACCGTATACGACGGCCCTTATGTACCAATGAAGGGTATTGAGATGTCCGGCGCGATGGCGTCGACGATTGATATCTCATTCTCAGTTCGTGGCGGCCTTCTTATGCGTCAGGTGCACCACTGGGCGGCGCTTCTTTTCGTTGCCTCGATTGGTCTGCACATGCTTCGCATCTTCTTCACGGGTGCATTCCGCAAGCCGCGCGAACTGAACTGGATCATCGGTTTCGTTCTCTTCGTGCTTGCAATGGCTGAGGGCTTCACTGGCTACTCACTCCCAGATGACGTGCTCTCGGGCAATGGCCTCCGTATTATCGACGGCATCATCAAGGCAATTCCCATTATCGGAACTTGGCTATCCTTCCTCTTCTTCGGCGGAGAGTTCCCAGGGACAGATATTGTGGGCAGGCTCTACATGCTGCACATCATGGTCCTTCCTGCAATGGTGATCTTGTTTGTTGCGTTGCACCTGATGTTTGTTGTGATCCACAAGCACACCCAGTACCCTGGACCGGGCAAGACGCAACAAAACGTGGTGGGTTACCCAGTACTCCCCGTCTATGCAGCTAAGGCTGGTGGATTCTTCTTCATCGTCTTCGGCGTGATCATGCTCATCTCGACGTTCTTCAGCATCAACGCTGTGTGGATGTATGGCCCATACGATCCGTCACCTGTCTCTGCTGGTACACAGCCTGACTGGTACATCGGATTTGCTGACGGCATGTTGCGTCTGATTCCGCCAGGGTGGGAAACTGAGTGGTTCGGTTACACCTGGTCATGGAACATGCTCGTTCCTGTCATCATCATGGTCGGGTTCCTTGTACTCGTAGCGATCTACCCCTTCATCGAAGCCTGGGTGACCGGAGACAAGCGCGAACACCATATTCTCGATCGTCCACGAAACGCACCTACGCGTACAGCAATCGGTGCTGCCGGCGTTACTTTCTACGCTGTAATGTGGGGAGCTGCAAGCTCCGACCTCATGGCAACGCACTTCCAGTTGTCGATCGAAGGCGTAATCCACGCACTCCAGGCCCTACTGATTGTGGGACCGATTGTGGCTTACTTCATGACGAAACGTATTTGTCTTGCGCTTCAGAAGAAGGATCGCTCTATCGCACTGCACGGCTACGAGTCCGGTCGTATTGTTCGCCTCCCAGGCGGAGAATACGTAGAAGTACACAAGCCTGTTAGCGATTACGAGCGCTGGGAGCTCGTGAGCTACCACGACTACGCACCGCTCATGCTCCGCCCGAATGACGATGGACGCATTCCGTTCTCAAAGCGTCTGCGCGCTGGCTTCAGCCGCTGGTTCTTCGAGGATCGCATCGTTCCACCTACTCAGGGTGAACTCGAGCAGGGACACAATGAAGGGCACTAA
- a CDS encoding GNAT family N-acetyltransferase, translating to MTVTIRRGQPEDAKAIFGLARQFSTGREPIRMDEFTVAYDNVLRRRDQETNVLFVAEVNGTVVGYSLMTVSRLLHAPGLTAHLQEIVVDEEYRGGGYGDRLIAANEHYCMGRGVRQLSASTARFGSFYNHRGFESVGEHYRKLLELE from the coding sequence GTGACAGTCACAATCCGTCGGGGCCAGCCCGAAGACGCGAAAGCGATCTTCGGGCTGGCCCGTCAGTTTTCAACAGGGCGTGAACCAATTCGCATGGATGAGTTTACGGTCGCATACGACAACGTTCTACGTCGCCGAGATCAGGAAACAAACGTGCTGTTTGTTGCCGAGGTTAACGGGACCGTCGTCGGTTATTCGCTCATGACCGTTTCCCGACTACTGCATGCTCCGGGACTCACAGCACATCTCCAAGAGATCGTTGTGGACGAGGAGTATCGCGGAGGCGGTTACGGTGATCGTCTGATAGCCGCAAATGAGCACTACTGCATGGGGCGTGGCGTTCGCCAGTTATCAGCCTCTACTGCGCGGTTTGGTTCCTTCTACAATCACCGTGGTTTCGAGTCAGTGGGAGAGCACTACCGTAAACTGCTCGAATTAGAGTGA
- a CDS encoding cytochrome c oxidase subunit 4, translating into MKSNIVIFTIVAVYFVIVGALYTGWNLITHSRLEWAGTVALFGCAGLAAFIAVYLWLVQRKLGGTMIEDLPESDVDDGNPEIGEFSPWSWWPMFFAFAGSLFVLGLCIGFQFWLTYLSIPLVIIAAVGWVYEYYRGHFAR; encoded by the coding sequence ATGAAATCAAACATTGTGATCTTCACGATTGTTGCGGTGTACTTCGTAATCGTCGGGGCGCTTTATACCGGTTGGAATTTGATCACCCACTCGCGACTTGAGTGGGCGGGAACAGTAGCGCTCTTTGGGTGCGCTGGCTTGGCAGCGTTCATCGCCGTGTACCTCTGGCTGGTTCAGCGTAAGCTGGGCGGCACCATGATTGAGGATCTGCCTGAGTCTGACGTAGACGACGGTAACCCTGAGATTGGCGAATTCAGCCCGTGGAGCTGGTGGCCGATGTTCTTCGCGTTCGCAGGTTCACTTTTCGTGCTTGGTCTGTGCATCGGGTTCCAGTTCTGGCTTACCTACCTCTCGATTCCTCTAGTGATCATCGCAGCGGTGGGCTGGGTGTACGAGTACTACCGCGGTCATTTTGCGAGGTAA
- the ctaD gene encoding cytochrome c oxidase subunit I: protein MKKGNVIVSWITSTDHKVIGYMYLISSVVWFMIGGLMALLIRAQLFAPGLEVIATKEQYNQLFTMHGTIMLLMFATPLFAGFANVIMPLQIGAPDVAFPRLNAFAFWLYTFGALIAVGGFLTPQGAASFGWFAYAPLSDMTYSPGVGGNLWVLGLGITGFGTILGGVNFITTIITMRAPGMTMWRMSIFTWNTMITSLLAILVFPVLAAAFFGLAADRIFHANIFNGEGGAILWQHLFWFFGHPEVYIIALPFFGIVSEIFPVFSRKPIFGYKTLVYATISIAALSMTVWAHHMYVTGSVLLPFFSLMTMLIAVPTGVKIFNWLGTMWRGSITFETPMLWSLGFLVTFVFGGLTGVILASPALDFHLSDTYFVVAHFHYVVFGTVVFAMFAGFYFWWPKWTGKMLNERLGKIHFWTLFIGFHTTFLVQHWLGVMAMPRRYYTYLPEDGVTWGNQVSTVGAVILGISMIPFLLNVYVTARRAPKVTVDDPWGYGRSLEWATSCPPPRHNFTSIPRIRTESPAFDLHHPEVSGIEQPKPATVPELAEQK, encoded by the coding sequence ATGAAGAAGGGTAACGTCATCGTTTCGTGGATTACTTCCACGGACCACAAGGTGATCGGATACATGTATCTGATCAGCTCCGTCGTTTGGTTCATGATCGGCGGCCTCATGGCCCTGCTCATTCGCGCGCAGCTCTTTGCGCCCGGGCTTGAGGTCATTGCGACGAAGGAACAGTACAACCAGCTGTTCACCATGCACGGCACGATCATGCTGCTGATGTTTGCAACGCCGCTGTTTGCGGGCTTCGCGAATGTGATTATGCCGCTCCAGATCGGTGCTCCCGACGTCGCGTTCCCGCGACTTAATGCCTTTGCATTCTGGCTTTACACTTTTGGTGCGTTGATCGCTGTTGGTGGCTTCTTGACACCTCAGGGCGCTGCTTCATTCGGTTGGTTCGCATATGCACCGCTTTCCGACATGACCTACTCACCTGGTGTGGGTGGCAACCTTTGGGTGCTCGGTCTCGGCATTACCGGTTTCGGTACCATCCTCGGTGGTGTGAACTTCATCACGACCATCATCACGATGCGTGCACCTGGCATGACCATGTGGCGTATGTCGATCTTCACCTGGAACACGATGATTACGTCGCTCCTTGCGATCCTGGTCTTCCCGGTCCTCGCAGCTGCGTTCTTCGGCCTCGCTGCTGACCGCATCTTCCACGCGAACATCTTTAACGGTGAGGGTGGAGCCATTTTGTGGCAGCACCTGTTCTGGTTCTTCGGTCACCCTGAGGTGTACATCATTGCACTGCCGTTCTTCGGCATCGTCTCCGAGATCTTCCCGGTATTCAGCCGCAAGCCGATCTTCGGATACAAGACGCTTGTGTACGCGACAATTTCGATCGCTGCACTTTCGATGACAGTGTGGGCTCACCACATGTACGTCACCGGTTCTGTGCTGCTGCCGTTCTTCTCGTTGATGACCATGCTCATTGCGGTTCCAACGGGCGTTAAGATCTTCAACTGGCTCGGAACGATGTGGCGCGGGTCGATCACGTTCGAGACACCAATGCTTTGGTCGCTCGGCTTCCTTGTCACCTTCGTGTTTGGTGGCCTCACTGGCGTGATCCTGGCTTCGCCAGCGCTCGACTTCCACCTCTCTGACACGTACTTCGTCGTAGCGCACTTCCACTACGTGGTGTTCGGTACGGTTGTCTTCGCGATGTTCGCTGGATTCTACTTCTGGTGGCCAAAGTGGACCGGCAAGATGCTCAATGAGCGACTTGGCAAGATCCACTTCTGGACCCTGTTCATCGGTTTCCACACAACTTTCCTCGTGCAGCACTGGCTCGGTGTTATGGCGATGCCACGTCGCTACTACACCTACCTCCCCGAAGACGGTGTGACCTGGGGCAACCAGGTGTCAACGGTTGGTGCAGTGATTCTTGGTATCTCGATGATTCCGTTCCTGCTCAACGTGTACGTGACCGCGCGCCGTGCACCGAAGGTTACCGTTGACGATCCGTGGGGCTACGGTCGGTCGCTTGAGTGGGCTACTTCATGCCCACCACCGCGCCATAACTTCACCTCGATCCCACGAATTCGTACAGAGTCGCCTGCATTCGACCTCCACCACCCAGAAGTGAGTGGAATCGAGCAGCCGAAGCCTGCTACGGTCCCTGAGCTCGCAGAGCAGAAGTAA
- the coxB gene encoding cytochrome c oxidase subunit II, with protein sequence MKWVAAPAAIGAALALAGCTPAQQRGFLPEGSTNATNLTEGITALWVNSWLVLLGVGVITWGLIIWATVAYRRRKGQTGLPVQMRYNMPIETFFTVVPVILVLGFFAFTAQEQSKIEARYDNPENVVEVFGKRWAWDFNYLSDDVYFSGKQVETDENGSAKPETMPVLYLPVDKTTEIRLESRDVIHSFWVVEYLYKKDMVPGQTNYMSFTPTETGTFMGKCAELCGQDHSMMLFELRVVEQDEYDAYVESLRAAGNTGSLGADYNPNQDLFFGDEAKAENE encoded by the coding sequence ATGAAGTGGGTCGCTGCGCCCGCTGCTATCGGCGCGGCACTCGCGCTTGCAGGCTGTACGCCTGCCCAACAGCGCGGGTTCCTTCCTGAGGGGTCGACAAATGCTACGAACCTCACCGAGGGCATTACTGCCCTGTGGGTGAATTCATGGCTCGTGCTGCTCGGCGTTGGAGTCATCACCTGGGGCCTCATTATTTGGGCAACAGTCGCCTACCGTAGGCGCAAGGGTCAGACCGGTCTGCCAGTGCAGATGCGGTACAACATGCCAATCGAAACGTTCTTCACTGTTGTGCCCGTGATTCTCGTTCTTGGCTTCTTCGCGTTCACCGCGCAGGAGCAGTCGAAGATTGAGGCTCGCTACGACAACCCCGAGAACGTTGTCGAGGTTTTCGGCAAGCGTTGGGCATGGGACTTCAACTATCTGAGCGACGATGTGTACTTCTCGGGTAAGCAGGTAGAAACCGACGAGAACGGTTCTGCGAAGCCAGAGACCATGCCGGTTCTCTACCTCCCTGTCGACAAGACGACCGAGATTCGACTCGAGAGCCGCGACGTCATCCACTCATTCTGGGTCGTCGAGTACCTCTACAAAAAGGACATGGTTCCGGGGCAGACGAACTACATGAGCTTCACGCCCACTGAGACTGGAACGTTCATGGGTAAGTGTGCCGAGCTTTGTGGTCAAGATCACTCGATGATGCTGTTTGAGCTCCGCGTAGTTGAGCAAGACGAGTACGACGCATACGTTGAGTCGCTCCGTGCTGCTGGTAACACTGGCTCACTCGGCGCTGACTACAACCCGAACCAGGACCTCTTCTTCGGTGACGAAGCCAAGGCCGAGAACGAGTAA